The following are from one region of the Fusarium verticillioides 7600 chromosome 1, whole genome shotgun sequence genome:
- a CDS encoding Ca2+:H+ antiporter, whose product MDPSRRESSTTGHQLGDSSGNASPSDTRHPLAQAESAVLREAEGLSESFQSTDTVRRRPEGYGSISGPAASGSAQRSKETSQERSSARATQSSRPARGPERMRSATRLRKPPMPRRPSSNTPYRGGVFSADDDVHEVEADAAERQQSYRRRPQLSTQLSRVQSRTNEDEENEDTNDDNGESTESPAEAQGDEEETTPVEGQDDSDSDVSEAESFTLKDRQQAINQTHPFGIRVWKPALYKKDRSIQKFAQADIHSAPGGRVSSWLLAFNLLWTLLFGWWLASFAAIGAIVCLLFSAAPSGREYGRVLWGLAGYLFYPFGKFVRLEKDETYMDEDQDEGRSISEYEQWQSGDLEYGRLFFGPDRNRSIVGRSRRSIDSEPSETESLLGRGRRGESSELPPRVKRRLFGRGQWNIGRVIFFIFFYCLISPSLLLVSGICWFLVFWIPMGKATFLLFDHLRRHPLALSFETDIRYIREDDGPSSSVLLCTYRAVGTRYWKYTVDGTNIFLINLMVVVVFVIADWIVLEGIFHVEGFITSPAFLFCAGLLSIIPLAYFIGQAVASISAQSSMGVGAAINAFFATVVEVFLYCVALTQGKGQLVEGSIVGSIFAGILFLPGISMCFGAIKRKTQRFNARSAGVTSTMLLFAIVGAFGPTLFYQIYGTHELNCMDCEDYNTGENRDCRRCYFSQAPSLSDRFYLEAVRPYCYMAAAMLFFSYLIGLWFTLRTHAAVIWNAEVEEKRHEEHMHSSSLRTSQVHSHPHTHSQNTAETSSADVRDTQLYKRILGQSLKQSGYTEDLSRQSSITGQTAPANGSASTPHVVPPKSSGGDQSRSALHVPGLSDADNKILQREVTEIAAAAATIASRERMSRKPSTVPPTHAPGARPSASRQHTHTHAETEGPATEAHQAHGGHDAPNWSRAKSSIILLGATVLYAIIAEILVDTVDVVLESFSIDQKFLGITLFALVPNTTEFLNAISFAMNGNIALSMEIGSAYALQVCLLQIPALVFYSAFWPGVPEGGDPALYTFSLLFPQWDLVTVILCVFLLSYMYGEGKSNYFKGSILMLTYLVVVIGYYFSGFTDDAMGMERFDVMGADGKYQSYKTIGRSTKGMAFPA is encoded by the exons ATGGATCCCTCGAGACGGGAGAGCTCGACGACTGGGCATCAACTTGGCGACTCGTCTGGCAATGCATCTCCGTCGGATACGCGTCATCCGCTTGCCCAGGCCGAATCTGCCGTTCTTCGCGAAGCAGAGGGCTTGTCAGAAAGCTTCCAGTCCACTGACACTGTGCGGCGGAGACCGGAGGGTTATG GCTCGATAAGCGGTCCAGCTGCTTCAGGTTCAGCTCAACGATCAAAAGAGACGTCCCAAGAGCGCAGCTCGGCTCGCGCTACCCAATCTTCACGTCCTGCAAGAGGCCCGGAGCGAATGCGATCTGCCACTCGACTACGAAAGCCACCAATGCCTCGACGCCCATCCTCGAACACGCCTTATCGCGGCGGTGTTTTCTCggccgatgacgatgtaCATGAGGTAGAGGCCGATGCCGCCGAACGTCAACAATCATATCGTCGACGACCACAGCTCTCGACCCAACTCTCTCGAGTTCAATCGCGCACgaacgaagatgaagaaaatgaagacACCAACGATGATAATGGCGAATCGACCGAGAGCCCTGCTGAAGCacaaggagatgaagaagagactaCACCAGTCGAGGGCCAGGACGACTCAGATAGCGACGTCAGTGAAGCCGAGAGCTTCACCCTCAAGGACAGACAGCAAGCCATCAACCAGACTCACCCCTTCGGTATTCGTGTATGGAAGCCAGCATTGTACAAGAAGGATCGGTCAATTCAGAAGTTTGCACAGGCAGACATTCATTCAGCGCCTGGTGGAAGAGTGAGCAGCTGGCTTCTAGCTTTCAATCTGCTCTGGACCCTTCTGTTTGGTTGGTGGTTGGCTTCGTTTGCAGCTATTGGGGCCATCGTATGCCTGCTCTTTTCTGCTGCTCCTAGTGGGAGAGAGTACGGAAGAGTACTATGGGGTCTCGCAGGATATCTGTTCTACCCCTTTGGTAAGTTTGTCCGCCTGGAAAAGGACGAGACCTATATGGACGAggaccaagatgaaggacGCAGCATTTCTGAATACGAGCAATGGCAAAGCGGAGACCTAGAATACGGCCGATTGTTCTTTGGACCTGATCGCAATCGCTCAATTGTCGGACgttcgagaagaagtatTGATTCTGAGCCCAGCGAGACAGAGAGCTTGCTTGGACGTGGCCGACGTGGTGAATCCTCTGAGCTTCCTCCCCGAGTCAAGAGACGACTTTTTGGACGTGGCCAGTGGAATATTGGTCGTGTCATctttttcatcttcttctacTGTCTCATCTCGCCTTCGCTTCTCCTTGTATCCGGTATTTGTTGGTTCTTGGTTTTCTGGATCCCCATGGGCAAGGCTACATTCTTGCTGTTTGACCACCTCCGACGTCATCCCCTggctttgtcttttgagACCGATATTAGATATATCcgtgaagatgatggcccGAGCTCTTCAGTCCTCCTCTGCACATACCGTGCTGTAGGAACTCGATACTGGAAGTATACTGTTGATGGTACCAAtatcttcctcatcaacctcatggttgtcgtcgtctttgTTATCGCGGATTGGATTGTCCTTGAGGGCATCTTCCATGTTGAAGGATTCATTACATCTCCAgccttcctcttctgtgCTGGACTCCTGTCTATCATCCCTCTGGCTTACTTCATCGGACAAGCTGTTGCATCGATCTCGGCTCAGTCTTCGATGGGTGTGGGTGCCGCCATCAACGCTTTTTTCGCAActgttgttgaagtcttCCTCTACTGTGTTGCTCTTACTCAAGGCAAGGGACAACTCGTTGAGGGAAGTATTGTGGGAAGCATTTTCGCAGGTATCCTGTTCTTGCCGGGCATTTCCATGTGCTTCGGTGCTATTAAGCGAAAGACACAGCGCTTCAACGCCAGGTCTGCCGGTGTGACATCAACCATGTTGCTGTTCGCTATCGTTGGCGCCTTTGGTCCTACTCTGTTCTACCAAATCTACGGCACCCATGAGCTCAACTGCATGGACTGCGAGGACTACAACACCGGCGAAAATAGAGACTGTCGTCGCTGCTACTTCAGCCAAGCTCCTTCACTCAGTGACAGGTTCTACTTGGAGGCTGTTCGACCTTACTGTTACATGGCAGCAGccatgttgttcttctcatacTTGATTGGTCTATGGTTCACTCTTCGAACTCACGCTGCCGTCATCTGGAACGCagaggtcgaggagaagcgacaTGAAGAACATATGCATTCATCCAGCCTTCGCACTTCTCAAGTTCACAGCCATCCTCATACTCACTCTCAAAACACCGCCGAGACCAGTAGTGCTGATGTTCGCGATACTCAACTTTACAAGCGTATTCTGGGACAGTCTCTTAAGCAGTCTGGCTATACAGAAGACCTTTCTCGTCAGAGCTCTATAACCGGACAGACCGCCCCTGCCAATGGCTCAGCTTCGACACCCCATGTTGTGCCTCCTAAATCCAGCGGCGGTGACCAATCTCGCTCTGCTCTTCATGTCCCTGGCCTGAGCGATGCCGACAACAAGATTCTCCAACGCGAGGTGACTGAGATTGCTGCCGCGGCTGCGACAATTGCCTCCCGCGAACGCATGTCACGAAAGCCATCAACTGTACCCCCCACTCATGCTCCCGGCGCTCGTCCTTCTGCGAGCCGTCAACACACCCACACGCATGCCGAGACTGAGGGCCCTGCTACTGAAGCTCACCAAGCACATGGCGGTCACGACGCGCCCAACTGGAGTCGTGCCAAGAGttccatcatccttcttggaGCAACTGTTCTGTATGCAATTATCGCTGAAATTTTGGTTGATACTGTGGATGTTGTTTTGGAAAGCTTCTCGATTGATCAAAAGTTCCTTGGTATCACCTTGTTTGCCCTTGTTCCCAACACTACTGAGTTTTTG AACGCCATCTCCTTCGCTATGAACGGAAACATTGCACTCTCTATGGAGATTGGTTCGGCTTACGCTCTGCAAGTGTGTCTGCTCCAAATCCCTGCGCTCGTCTTCTACTCGGCCTTCTGGCCAGGTGTCCCAGAGGGTGGTGACCCGGCGCTGTATACtttctcgcttctcttcccccAGTGGGATCTTGTCACTGTCATTCTGTGCGTATTCTTGCTGAGCTACATGTACGGTGAGGGAAAGAGTAACTACTTCAAGGGCAGCATTCTTATGTTGACCTACTTGGTTGTCGTCATTGGCTATTACTTCAGTGGATTTACGGATGATGCTATGGGCATGGAGCGATTCGACGTCATGGGAGCTGATGGTAAATACCAGAGCTACAAGACAATTGGTAGATCGACGAAGGGTATGGCATTCCCAGCATGA